The window GGTCCCGCGGACGGCGACCACCGCGACGGCGTACCCCTGCTGGACGAAGTTCTCGGTCAGGCGCTCGATGCGCACACAGTCCCGGATGGAGTCGGGCTTGCGGAGGTCGCTGACGTACGGCGTCGCCCGCAGGATGACCGGGTAGTCGCCGTCGGGCTGGTCGTCGCCCAGCGGCTCCGGCTTGATGTAGCCGAGCTGGATCTTCTCGCCGTCCGCCTCGCTGTCGAGTTCGACCACGCGCTCCTCGCCGAAGTCGTGGGTCGGCGCCCGGGAGACCCCCGTGTAGTCGCCGGTCTGGTCCTCGCCACAGTCGTAGCCCAGCGGGGCGACGGTCGGCCCTGGTAGGGGTTCGTCGGCGGGGGCGAGCGGTCCCTCGTCGGTCGCCTCGCGCCCGCTCGCCGCGCCGACGAACGGGAGCGCTGTCGCCGCCGCCCCTGCCCGGAGGAGTCCCCGTCGCGATACGTCCGTCCGCTCGGTTCCGTCGCCGTCCGCGTCCCGGCGTGTCATGACACGGCGTGCCGAACCCAACGACTAATAGATGCTCCTCCAGATTTGTATAAAATTAGCCGCTCTGGCCCGGAGATGGACGACGTATTACCAATTGACTGCTGGTTCAGTTACCGTTTCGGATGCGCTCGGCGATGTCGTCCAGCTCCTCCTCCGAGAGGTCCGGGCGCGCGCCGGCGACGGCGTGGATGGGGCCGCCGCCGTCGTCCTCGAAGCGCGGGACGATGTGGCCGTGGACGTGGGGCACCTCCTGACCGGCCTCGGGACCGTTGTTGAACGCGACCGTCGAGGCGGGCGCATCGGCCGCGTTCTCGACGACCGGGACGAGCGCGTTCAGCGTCCCGAGGACCTCGCCCGCAAGTCCGTCGCCGAGGTCGTTCAGCCGCTCGTGGTGGGTCTTCGGGATGACGAGCGTGTGTCCCGGCGCCAGCGGGTTCGCGTCGAGGAAGGCGAGCACGTCC of the Haloglomus salinum genome contains:
- a CDS encoding HIT family protein; its protein translation is MTDDCIFCSIVAGDIPSRTVYESEDVLAFLDANPLAPGHTLVIPKTHHERLNDLGDGLAGEVLGTLNALVPVVENAADAPASTVAFNNGPEAGQEVPHVHGHIVPRFEDDGGGPIHAVAGARPDLSEEELDDIAERIRNGN